The Mesorhizobium sp. AR10 genome includes the window AGAATGCGCCTTCAGCTTTTCCTCATTGCCGAGAACGAGGTCGACCTCGTCCATGGCGACGAAATTCTCAGGCTCGGTCTGCGCGGCGCAACCGGTGACGATGATGCGCGCGGCCGGGTTCTCGCGGCGTGCCTTGCGGATCGACTGCCTGGCCTGGCGCACCGCCTCTGATGTGACGGCGCAGGTGTTGAAGATGATGGCGCCGCCTTCCAGCGCGCCGAGGCCAGCACTTTCCGCCTCGCGGCGCATCACCTCGGATTCATAGGTGTTCAGCCGGCAGCCGAAGGTGACGACGTCGATGCCTTTGGAGATGGGGCCTTTGGAGATGGGGCCCTTGGAGATGGGGCCCTTGGAGATGGGACCCTTTGAGAGGGACGCCATCAGGCGGCGCTTTCGGTGTCGCGGGCCCAGATGCCGGTTGACGGGTCGAAGCTGCCGGAAAATTCCCATTCGGCGGCACCGGTGAGGATGACATGGTCGTCGCCGCGCCATTCGACATGCAGCGAGCCACCACCGGGGGTCATCAGCGTGACGCTGCGGCCGGTGCGCTTGGTGCGGGCCGCGGCAACCACCGATGCGCAAGCGGCCGAACCACAGGCCTTGGTCAGGCCGGCGCCACGCTCCCAGGTGCGGATGATCATCGTGTCGGGCGAGGTTACCTGCGCCAGCGTGATGTTGGCGCGCTCGGGAAACATCGGGTGGTTTTCGAGCAGCGGCCCGAAACGGTCGAGCTCATAGGACCAGACGTCTTGGTCGACCCAGAAGATGGCGTGCGGGTTGCCCATCGACACGACCGAGGGCGAATGCAGCACCGGCGCGTCGATCGGGCCGATCTGCAGCTCGATCATGCGGGTGTCGCGAAACTCTTCGGCCAGCGGAATATCCTGCCAGCCGAAACGCGGCGTGCCCATGTCGACCGAGATCGTGCCGTCGGCATGTTCAACGGCGTTGAGGATGCCGGCGCGCGTTTCAAAGGTAAAAGTCTTCTGGCCGGTTTCGGCGGCGAGCGCCTGGACGACGCAGCGCATGCCATTGCCGCAGGCCTGCGCGCCGGAGCCATCGGAATTCAGGATGTCGACGTAGTAGGCGGTACCAGGCGTGCGCGCGTCATGGATCGCCATGATCTGGTCGAACTTGGTCGCCGCATCAGCGTTCAACGCGACAGCCGACGCCGCCGTGACCTGATCGGCGCGGCCGCGCATGTCAGCAACGATGATCTCGTTGCCGATACCGTTCATCTTGGCGAAAGGGGCAGCACTTGCCATGGGTAGAAAAATCTCTTGCCGGTTTGGCGCCTATATGGCGGATACCGGCCGAAATTACCAGTGCGGGCTGCATCCTAGGTTATCGCGAAGACGCCCAATACGATCAGCAGAAAGATGACCAGAACGATGCCGATGAGGATGCGGGCGCCGGTGGCGGCGGCTCCAGCCAGTGCCGGCATGCCGAGCAGGCTCGCCGCGGCGGCGACAATCAGCAGAATGACGATCCATTTGATCATGGAGGATGCCTCACAGCTGGCAGATTTCCGACCGCCTACAAACGCGCGTCCGGCGTTCTGGGTTCCGTCTGCCGCTTCAGACCTCCGACACGTCCCAGACCTCGCCCGGACGCAAGGCGCGAAAGCGGTCGCGTGGCACGCCTTGGTGGTCGAGCGCTTGGCCAAGTCTTGTGGCCGGCTCGTAGACCGGTTCATTGGTGAGCCGGAACGTGCCCCAGTGGCAGCCGGCGGCATAGGCGGCGTTGCACAACAGCATGCCTTGCACCGCCTCTTCCGGGTTCTGGTGCTGCGGCGCCATGAACCAGCGCGGCTCGTAGGCGCCGATCGGCAGGATGGCGAGACGGAAGCCGCCATGCTTTTGCGCCATCAGCCGGTAGTTGGTGCCGCCGTGAAAACCGGTGTCGCCGGCGAAATAGACCTTTCCATCCGGAGTTTCGACCACAAAACCTGCCCACAGTGCCATGCGCCGGTCGCGCGCACCGCGCGCCGACCAATGATGCACCGGCTCGACATGGATGGCGACGCCGTCACCGAGGTCGACCCGGTCGCCCCAATCATGCACCGAAAGCCGCATGCCGGGCACGGCATCATTGATGATGGCGTCGTTGCCGAGCGGCGTCAGCACTTGCGGGTCGTGCCTGGCCTTCAGCCGCTTCAGCGTGGCGAGGTCGAGATGGTCGTAATGGTTGTGGCTGACCAGGACGAGGTCGATCGGCGGCAGCTGGGAAAAGGCGATGCCCGGCGGATTGACCCGTTTGGGCCCGGCGAAGGACACCGGCGAGACACGCGGCGACCAGACCGGATCGGTGAGGATGTTGAGCCCGGCGGTCTGGATGAGCAGCGTGGAATGGCCGACCATGGTGAGCCGCAGCCCTGAACCGTCGACCCGCTCCGCCGGTCTTGCCTGTTCAAACGGGCTCGGATTGGCCGCCGGCCATTTAGAGCGTTCGCCGCTCAACTGCCATTTCAACAGATCGGCAAAACGGCCGGGCGGCTTGCCGTCAGGGTTGAAGAACAGGGTGCCGTCGAAATGATCGCTGGGCGGGCCGCTGTAGTAGCGGTTGGCGGCTTTCTTTCTCGCGGCCAAGGTTCGACTCCAGCAGGTTTCCGTTTCATCAGAGATAGGACCGAAGCCGTCTGGCGCAAGAATTTGGTGGCCGAATGCCAAGGGTTGCGGCATCACCTCGACTAGGATCGCCGCCGATCGGCGACAGGAGGGACGGCGCGATGGTGATGAAGCGGACCAGGACACCGTGGATGAAGGCCGAGGATTTCGGCCGCTCGTTGCCGCGCGGCGTCGGCGTCAACCTGTTGGTGAGCGACATGGCGGCGATGGAAGCGTTTTGCTGCGACGTGCTTGGCGCGCGCGTGATCTATGCCGATGAGGATTTCGCGGCGATGGAATTGCTGGGATCGGTGTTCATGCTGCATGCCGATCACAGCCACCTCGACAATCCGATGACCGGCGTCATCACTGGGGCCGAGACGCGCGGGGCAGGCATCGAGCTGCGCCTGTACGGCGCCGATCCGGATGCGATCGAGACCAGGACGCGCGAACACGGCCACATTGTGCTGGCCGGCGCGGTCGACAAGCCGCACGGGTTGCGCGAATCCTATGTGGTTGGCCCGGACGGCTATGTGTTCGTGCCGAGCGCGCCGCTGGCCGTAGATTGAAAGTACTTGAGCGTAGTTTGTGTGGCCAATTGGCCGCACGCCGCTCAAGTTGCGCTAAATTTGCAACAAATGTTGCCGCAAACCGTATTTTAACCATATCGGGTTGAAATTTCGCCACCTTCTCCATCTTGGTGGGGGTGTGATTGCGCGGACGGCAGCCCCAGCCGGTTCCGACGGAGGTTGACATGAATTTTTCGAAGACCGGCCTTGTGGCCGTATCGCTGGCCGTACTCGTTGCAAGCGGCTGTTCAACCTCGCGGTTCTCGTCGATGGATCAGGACCAGCCGGCACCGCTGCAGCCTGCGCCCGCCGGCCAGGTGACCGGAAACCAGCTGCCTCCGCCGGCAGCGCCAGGCACCACCGACCCGTCACAGTTCCCGACCGCGCCCGCCAACACTCAGGTCGCTTCGCTGCCGCCAGATGGAGCAGCGCCTGCCGGAGCAGCCGACTTGACCGCGGCCAGCGTCGCTGGTGTCTGGAACGCGAGCGTGTCCGGCCAGAGCTGCAAGGTGGCGACGCCGCAGACCAAATTCGGCGCCGGCTACCGCGCCGGGCCACTGCATTGCCCGGCACCGATCGACGGCATCAAATCCTGGAACGTCGCCGGCAAGCAGCTGACGCTTTACGACGAGAGCGGCGGTACGCTGGCGCGGCTCTATTCCTCGGGCGGCGAGAAATTCGACGGCCAGACTTCCAACGGCCTGCCGATCTCGCTTACAAGGTAGACTGACCGCTCCTTATTGTTTTTACGCAATTCCCAGGGAAAACCGCTACACACTTTTCCTGGAATTGCTCTAGAACGACGTGACCGATGCACCTGCGTGACGGCCTCCAGACCCATGCGACCGTCAAGCAGCGCTACGACCATCTGGTCGGGACCGGTGCGATCGAACGCGATCCGGCGCAGGAGCGCATCACTGCCGCGCTCGACCGGCTGATCGACGAGATCTCGGCAAAGCGGCTGGCGCACAAATCGAGTGCGCTGGGCTGGCTGTTTGCCCGCAAGCGCGAGACGCATGAGCCGGTCAAGGGCCTCTACATCCATGGCGGCGTCGGCCGCGGCAAGACCATGCTGATGGACATGTTCTTCGAACTGGTGCCGGTCAGGCGCAAGCGCCGCGTGCATTTCAACGACTTCATGGCCGATGTGCAGGACCGCATCCAGAAGCACCGGCTGGCGCGCAAGAATGGCACCGTCAAGGAGGACGACCCGATCCCGCCGGTGGCGCGGGCACTGGCCGAGCAAGCCTGGGTGCTGTGCTTCGACGAGTTTTCGGTCACCGACATCGCCGATGCGATGATCCTGTCCAGGCTGTTCTCGGCGCTTTTTGCCAGCGGCGTGGTGCTGGTCGCCACCTCCAACGTCGCGCCGCAGGATCTCTATCGCGACGGGCTGAACCGCCAGCTGTTTCTGCCGTTCATCAACATCCTGGAACGGCACGCTCATGTGCTCGCGCTGGACGCCGAAAAGGACTACCGCCTCGACAAGCTCAGCCGCATGCCGGTCTATATCACCCCGGCGGATGCCGCCGCCGATGATGTCCTCGACGAGGCCTGGGAGGCGATGACGCATGGCAGGCCGACGGCCGAGACGGCGCTGACGGTGAAAGGACGGCAAGTCGTGGTGCCGGCTGCTGCCGGCGCGGCGGCGCGGTTTTCCTTCGCTGATCTGTGCGAAAAGCCACTTGGCGCCCGCGATTTCCTGGCGATTGCCAGCCATTTCTCGACCATCTTCATCGATCACGTGCCGGTGCTCGGCGAAGGCAGGCGCAACGAGGCCAAGCGCTTCATCCTGCTGATAGACACGCTCTACGACCATCATGTGCGGCTTGTGGTGAGCGCCGCGACCCCGCCACAGCTGCTCTATACGGCAAAGCGCGGCGTTGAGGTCTTCGAGTTCGAGCGCACCGCGTCACGGCTGATCGAGATGCAGAGCCGCGACTGGCTGGAGGATTGGGCGGAACGGCACAAGGCGAAGGTGCCCGAAGGCAGGCATAGCGAGCCTCCTGCCGCGATGGCCTAGGCCTTTCAAGTGGACGGCAAGGTTCCGGCAACAACCGTGTACTGATCGACGAATTCGGATTTCTCCAAAAGATAGCGATCATCTTCCGGATAGTAGCGGGCCAATTCGGGTGCATCGCCGGCAAAGCTTCGCACGGCATCCATTGATGACCACCAGCTCAATGTGACGATCTCCGTCGATCCGTCGCCACGATCGCGCATAAGCATCTGGAAACCGCGATTGCCGGCCGTGGCAGCGTAATCAAGGCCTCCCGTTCTTTCGACGTAGGCGGCATAGGCAACGCGATCCTGTGTGCGGATGACGGACGACCAGCGACGCAGAATGAGCGGTTCGGTCTCGGTCATGGCTAACCTCCCTGTTGTCGCGGCGGCATTCTAGAGCCTGTAGACATACATCACGAACGGCTCGGCCGCCGTACCGCGCGCCTCATAGAGCGCGCGGGCGGCAAGATTGTCCGGCTCGGTGCCGACCCAGGCCTCTTCGCAGCCATGCTCGCGGCCGATCTCGAACATGGCGTCGAGCATTTTTCGCGCGATGCCCTGGCGCTGGAAAGCCGGCGTCCCGCCAACCTCATCGATGTAGAGTTCGCTCGCCCTGTCCGGGTGGCGGTGAATGACGGCCGCGCATTGGCCGACGACGACATCATCGGCCAGCGCCACGATCATGAAATGACCCGGTTCGGCGAGATAGGCGGCAAATCTGTCAGCCCGCACCGGTTCGTCGAACACATCTTCGGCGATACCGATCAAATCGGCGTCATCGCCCGGAAACAGCCTTCTGATCTCCACAGTCATTGTCTAGATCTCCCAAGCCGGCTTAGAAATTTTGACGTTTACGTAAATCCCAATGTTTCTAACCGATTGAAATTATTCACTCGAAAATAATCGTTTGAATATTCCTTCGGCCGGGGCTATTGGGTGCGGCGAAAATTCGCGGTTCCCCGCAGCATTCCGGCCTCTTCTTCGACGCCGTATGGCGCCGTCACAGTCAAAGGGAAAACATCCTGACATGGCACGCAACAAGATAGCGCTCATCGGCTCTGGCATGATCGGCGGCACGCTCGCCCACATGATCGGCCTCAAGGACCTCGGCGACGTGGTGCTGTTCGATATCGCCGAAGGCATTCCGCAGGGCAAGGGGCTGGACATTGCGCAGTCGTCGCCGGTCGATGGGTTCGACTCCAGGCTGACCGGCGTCAATGATTATGCCGGCATCGAGGGCGCCGACGTCTGCATCGTCACCGCCGGCGTGCCGCGCAAGCCAGGCATGAGCCGCGACGATCTTCTAGGCATCAATCTCAAGGTCATGGAACAGGTCGGCGCCGGTCTCAAGAAGTATGCGCCGAAGGCCTTCGTCATCTGCATCACCAACCCGCTCGACGCCATGGTCTGGGCGCTGCAGAAGTTTTCCGGCCTGCCGAAGAGCCATGTCGTGGGCATGGCCGGCGTGCTCGACAGCGCGCGCTTCCGCTATTTCCTGGCCGAGGAATTCAAGGTCTCGGTCGAGGACGTCACCGCCTTCGTGCTCGGCGGCCACGGCGATTCCATGGTGCCGATGATCCGCTATTCGACGGTCGCCGGCATCCCGCTGCCCGACCTGATCAAGATGGGCTGGACCTCGAAGGAAAAACTCGACCAGATCGTGCAGCGCACCCGCGACGGCGGCGCCGAAATCGTCGGCCTGCTCAAGACCGGCTCGGCCTTCTATGCGCCGGCCGCGTCGGCGATCTCGATGGCCGAAGCCTATCTCAAGGACAAGAAGCGCGTGCTGCCATGTGCGGCGCATCTCTCCGGCCAGTATGGCGTGAAGAACACCTATGTCGGCGTTCCCGTGGTGATCGGCGCCGGCGGCGTCGAACGCATCATCGAGATCGACCTCAACAAGAGCGAGCAGAAGATGTTCGACAGTTCGGTGGCGACGGTGCAGGGCCTGTGCGAGGCCTGCGTCAAGATCGCTCCGCATCTCGCCTCGAAGTGAACCCCCGGCAGTTGATCTGGAGACAACGCGCATGAACATCCATGAATATCAGGGCAAGGCGCTGCTGAAGGGTTTCGGCGTACCGGTGTCCGAAGGCGTGCCGGTGTTCAAGGCGAGCGAGGCGGAAGCAGCCGCCAAGGCGCTGCCAGGTCCGCTCTATGTGGTGAAGAGCCAGATCCATGCCGGCGGCCGCGGCAAGGGCAAGTTCAAGGAGCTCGGCCCCGACGCCAAGGGCGGGGTGCGGCTGGCCAAGTCGGTGGCCGAAGTGGTCGCCAACGCCAAGGAGATGCTGGGCAACACGCTGGTGACCAAGCAGACCGGTCCGGCCGGCAAGCAGGTCAACCGCCTCTACATCGAGGATGGCGCCGACATCGAGCGCGAACTTTATCTGTCGCTGCTGGTCGACCGCACGGTCGGCCGCATTGCCTTCGTCGTCTCGACCGAGGGCGGCATGGATATCGAGGCTGTCGCCCATGACACGCCGGAAAAAATCATCACCGTTGCCATCGACCCGGAAAAAGGCGTGACGTCAGCCGACCTGGAGACACTCAACAGCGCGTTGAAGCTTGACGGCGACGCGGCCAAGGACGCCGGCACGCTGTTCCCGACCCTCTACAGGGCCTTTGTCGAGAAGGATATGAGCCTGCTCGAGGTCAATCCGCTGATCGTCATGAAGGACGGGCGGCTGCGGGTGCTCGACGCCAAAGTGTCGTTCGACAACAACGCGCTGTTCCGTCACCCCGACGTGCTCGAACTGCGCGACACCACCGAAGAGGACGAGAAGGAAATCGAGGCGTCGAAATACGACCTCGCCTATGTCGCGCTCGACGGCAATATCGGCTGCATGGTCAACGGCGCCGGCCTGGCCATGGCGACGATGGACATCATCAAGCTCTATGGCGCCGAGCCGGCCAACTTCCTCGATGTCGGCGGCGGCGCGTCAAAAGAGAAGGTGACGGCGGCGTTCAAGATCATCACCAAGGATCCAGCGGTCAAAGGCATTTTGATCAACATCTTCGGCGGCATCATGAAGTGCGACATCATTGCCGAGGGCGTCATTGCCGCGGTCAAGGAGGTCGGGCTGCAAGTGCCGCTGGTGGTGCGCCTGGAAGGTACCAATGCCGACCTCGGCAAGAAGATCATCAATGAGAGCGGCCTCAACGTGGTCTCGGCCGACGATCTCGACGACGCGGCCAAGAAGATCGTCAAGGCGGTGAAGGGCTGATCTGGTGCCTCCGCACAAGATAAACCTCATCGAGGCGGCGGACGCGAAGATCAAAAAGGTCTTCGATCCGCATATCGCCGGCGACGTCAACGAGTCGCAGGTCAAGATCGCCAAGTTCGGCGATGTCTTCGACTGGCACGCGCATGACAACGAGGATGAAGCCTTCCTCGTGTTGCGCGGCCGCATCGCCATCGATTTTCGAGACGGCACGGTAGAGCTTGCCAGCGGCGAGTTCATCGTCGTGCCGCGCGCCGTCGAGCACCGGCCGCGCTCGCTGAGCGAACAGCCTGTCGTGCTGATGTTCGAGCCGGCGACGACACTGAACACCGGCAATGCCAAGAGCGACCTCACCGTCGCCGACCTCAAGCGATTATAGCGGGGCGGCTCTGACCATGAACGCGCAGCCTTCCTCGATCAACGGTTTGTAAAAAAGGACCACCATGTCCATTCTCATCGACAAGAACACCAAGGTGCTGGTGCAGGGCCTGACCGGCAACACCGGTTCGTTCCACACCGAGCAGGCGCTGGCCTATCACGGCACCAAGATGGTCGGTGGCATCCACCCCAAGAAGGGCGGCACGAATTGGGACGGCAGCGTGCCGCTGCCGATCTTCGCCACTGTCGCCGAGGGCAAGGAAAAAACCGGCGCCAATGCCTCGGTCGTCTATGTGCCGCCGGCAGGGGCCGCGGCAGCGATCCTGGAAGCGATCGAAGCCGAGATTCCGCTGATCGTCTGCATCACCGAAGGCATACCGGTGACGGACATGATCAAGGTCAAGGCGAGGCTCGACCGTTCGACATCGCGGCTGATCGGCCCGAACTGCCCGGGTATCGTGACACCCGACCAATGCAAGATCGGCATCATGCCCGGCAACATCTTTCGCAAGGGCTCGGTCGGCGTTGTTTCGCGCTCGGGAACGCTTACCTATGAGGCGGTGTTTCAGACGACCAATGAAGGGCTCGGTCAATCGACGGCGGTTGGCATCGGCGGCGATCCGGTCAAGGGTACCGAGTTCATCGATATGCTCGAAATGTTCCTCGCCGATGACGAGACCAAGTCGATCATCATGATCGGCGAGATCGGCGGTTCGGCCGAGGAAGACGCAGCGCAGTTCCTCAAGGACGAGGCCAAGCGCGGCCGCAAGAAGCCGATGGCCGGCTTCATCGCCGGGCGCACGGCGCCGGCCGGCCGCACCATGGGTCATGCGGGCGCGGTCATCTCCGGCGGCAAGGGCGGCGCCGAAGACAAGATCGCGGCGATGGAATCGGCAGGGATCAAGGTTTCGCCGTCGCCGGCACGGCTGGGCACGACGCTGGTCGAGGCGATCAAAGGTTAGGGCAGTAAGGGAGTAGGGCAGTATGGCAGTAGGGAAAACAGGACAATTGGCGAATTGCCTACTGCCCTATTGCCTTACTGCCCTACTCCCCTCCAAACGTAAGGAGACGGAGCCAGGCTCCGCAGACAAAAATGGCAAGACAAGATCAGGCCAACGACCAATTTTCGCTTACCTCTTTCCTCTATGGCGGCAATGCCGACTATATCGACGCGCTCTATGCCGCCTATGAGGACGATCCGGAATCGGTCAACCCCGAATGGCAGGACTTCTTCGCGGCGCTAAAGGACGATGCCAGCGATGTCCGCAAGAACGCCAAGGGCGCCTCATGGGCCAGGCCCTCCTGGCCGCTGCAGGCCAATGGCGAACTGGTGTCGGCGCTCGACGGCAATTGGGGCATCGTCGAAAAGCACCTGGAAAAGAAGGTCAAGGACAAGGCAGTCACCAACGGCATCGTCCTCTCCGACGCCGATGTGCATCAGGCGACGCGCGATTCCGTGCGCGCCATCATGATGATCCGCGCCTACCGCATGCGCGGCCATCTGCACGCCAATCTCGACCCGCTCGGCATCGCCAAGCCGCTCGAGGACTACAACGAGCTGTCGCCGGAGAATTACGGTTTCACCGCCGCCGACTACGACCGGCCGATCTTCCTCGACAATGTGCTCGGGCTCGAATTCGGTACCATCCGGCAGATGCTGGACATCCTGACCCGCACCTATTGCTCGACGCTCGGCGTCGAGTTCATGCATATTTCCGATCCCGAGGAGAAGGCCTGGATCCAGGCGCGCATCGAGGGCACCGACAAGGAGATCACCTTCACAGCCGTCGGCAAGAAGGCGATCCTGCAGAAGCTGGTCGAGGCTGAAGGCTTCGAGCAGTTCATCGACGTCAAGTACAAGGGCACCAAGCGCTTCGGCCTCGACGGTGCGGAGGGTCTGATCCCGGCGCTGGAGCAGATCATCAAGCGCGGCGGCCAGCTCGGCATGAAGGAGATCGTGCTCGGTATGGCGCATCGCGGCCGGCTGAACGTGCTGTCCCAGGTGATGGCCAAGCCGCACCGCGCCATCTTCCACGAGTTCAAGGGCGGCTCGGCCGCCCCCGACGAGGTCGAGGGCTCCGGCGACGTGAAGTACCATCTCGGCGCCTCGTCGGACCGCGAGTTCGACGGCAACAAGGTGCATCTGTCGCTGACCGCCAATCCGTCCCATCTGGAAATCGTCGATCCGGTGGTGATGGGCAAGGCACGGGCCAAGCAGGACTATCTGTTCGGCCGCAGCCGCGAGGAGATCGTGCCGCTGGAAGAGCGCGCCAAGGTGTTGCCGCTGCTGTTGCATGGCGACGCTGCCTTTGCCGGCCAGGGCGTGATTGCCGAGATCCTCGGCCTGTCGGGCCTGCGCGGCCATCGCGTCGCCGGCACACTGCATTTCATCATCAACAACCAGATCGGCTTCACCACCAATCCGCGCTTCTCGCGCTCGTCGCCCTATCCGTCGGATGTGGCCAAGATGATCGAAGCGCCGATCTTCCACGTCAATGGCGACGATCCCGAAGCCGTGGTCCACGCCACCAAGGTGGCAATCGAATTCCGCATGAAGTTCCACAAGCCGGTGGTGGTGGACATGTTCTGCTACCGCCGCTTCGGCCACAATGAGGGCGACGAGCCGGCTTTCACCCAGCCGATCATGTATCGCAACATCCGCACCCACAAGACGACGGTGCAAATCTATGCCGACCGGCTGATCGCCGAAGGCCATTTGAGCCAGGCCGAATTCGACAAGCTCAAGGCCGACTGGCGGGCGCATCTGGAGCAGGAATGGGAGGTTGGCCAGCACTACAAGCCCAACAAGGCCGACTGGCTGGACGGCGCCTGGTCGGGCTTGCGTACGGCCGACAACCAGGACGAACAAAGGCGCGGCAAGACCGCCGTGCCGGTCAAGACGCTGAAGGAGATCGGCAAGAAGCTGACCGAGGTGCCGAAGGATTTCGAGGCGCACAAGACGATCATCCGTTTTCTCGAAAACCGCCGCCAGGCGATCGAATCCGGCGAAGGCATCGACTGGTCGACGGCCGAGGCGCTGGCCTTCGGCGCCATCCTGCTCGACGGCAATCCGATCCGGCTGTCGGGCCAGGATTCCGAACGCGGCACCTTCTCGCAGCGCCATTCCGTGCTCTACGACCAGCGCGACGAGACCCGCTACATTCCGCTCAACAATCTGTCGGCGGCCCAGGCCGGCTACGAGGTCATCAACTCGATGCTGTCGGAAGAGGCCGTGCTCGGCTTCGAATATGGCTACAGCCTGGCCGAGCCGAAGGCGCTGACGCTGTGGGAAGCCCAGTTCGGCGACTTCGCCAATGGCGCCCAGGTGGTGTTCGACCAGTTCATCTCGTCGGGCGAGCGCAAGTGGCTGAGAATGTCGGGCCTCGTCTGCCTGTTGCCGCATGGCTATGAAGGCCAGGGCCCCGAACATTCCTCGGCCCGGCTCGAACGCTTCCTGCAGCTCTGCGCCGAAGACAATATGCAGGTGGCCAATGTGACGACGCCGGCCAACTACTTCCACATACTGCGGCGCCAGTTGAAGCGCGACTTCCGCAAGCCGCTGATCCTGATGACGCCGAAGTCGCTGCTGCGCCACAAGCGGGCAGTGTCGAGCCTGCCGGAGATTTCGGGCGAAAGCGCGTTCCACCGGCTGTTGTGGGACGACGCCCAGCTGCTCTCCGGCCAGGCGATCAAGCTGACCAAGGATTCGAAGATCCGCCGCGTCGTGCTGTGTTCGGGCAAGGTCTATTACGACCTGTACGAGGAGCGCGAGAAGCGCGGCATCAACGACATCTACCTGCTGCGCGTCGAACAGCTCTATCCGTTCCCGGCCAAGGCGCTGATCACCGAACTGTCACGCTTCCGCAACGCGGAGATGGTGTGGTGCCAGGAGGAGCCCAAGAACATGGGCGCCTGGTCGTTCATCGATCCGTATCTCGAATGGGTTCTGGCGCATATCGACGCCAAGCATCAGCGGGTGCGCTACACCGGCCGGCCGGCAGCCGCGTCGCCGGCGACGGGATTGATGTCCAAGCACCTGGCGCAGCTTGCTGCCTTCCTCGAAGACGCGCTTGGTGAATAGAACAGAGCTCGGCGAATAAAAC containing:
- the mdh gene encoding malate dehydrogenase, giving the protein MARNKIALIGSGMIGGTLAHMIGLKDLGDVVLFDIAEGIPQGKGLDIAQSSPVDGFDSRLTGVNDYAGIEGADVCIVTAGVPRKPGMSRDDLLGINLKVMEQVGAGLKKYAPKAFVICITNPLDAMVWALQKFSGLPKSHVVGMAGVLDSARFRYFLAEEFKVSVEDVTAFVLGGHGDSMVPMIRYSTVAGIPLPDLIKMGWTSKEKLDQIVQRTRDGGAEIVGLLKTGSAFYAPAASAISMAEAYLKDKKRVLPCAAHLSGQYGVKNTYVGVPVVIGAGGVERIIEIDLNKSEQKMFDSSVATVQGLCEACVKIAPHLASK
- a CDS encoding VOC family protein, which produces MVMKRTRTPWMKAEDFGRSLPRGVGVNLLVSDMAAMEAFCCDVLGARVIYADEDFAAMELLGSVFMLHADHSHLDNPMTGVITGAETRGAGIELRLYGADPDAIETRTREHGHIVLAGAVDKPHGLRESYVVGPDGYVFVPSAPLAVD
- the sucC gene encoding ADP-forming succinate--CoA ligase subunit beta, which codes for MNIHEYQGKALLKGFGVPVSEGVPVFKASEAEAAAKALPGPLYVVKSQIHAGGRGKGKFKELGPDAKGGVRLAKSVAEVVANAKEMLGNTLVTKQTGPAGKQVNRLYIEDGADIERELYLSLLVDRTVGRIAFVVSTEGGMDIEAVAHDTPEKIITVAIDPEKGVTSADLETLNSALKLDGDAAKDAGTLFPTLYRAFVEKDMSLLEVNPLIVMKDGRLRVLDAKVSFDNNALFRHPDVLELRDTTEEDEKEIEASKYDLAYVALDGNIGCMVNGAGLAMATMDIIKLYGAEPANFLDVGGGASKEKVTAAFKIITKDPAVKGILINIFGGIMKCDIIAEGVIAAVKEVGLQVPLVVRLEGTNADLGKKIINESGLNVVSADDLDDAAKKIVKAVKG
- a CDS encoding GNAT family N-acetyltransferase, producing MTVEIRRLFPGDDADLIGIAEDVFDEPVRADRFAAYLAEPGHFMIVALADDVVVGQCAAVIHRHPDRASELYIDEVGGTPAFQRQGIARKMLDAMFEIGREHGCEEAWVGTEPDNLAARALYEARGTAAEPFVMYVYRL
- a CDS encoding protease inhibitor Inh/omp19 family protein is translated as MNFSKTGLVAVSLAVLVASGCSTSRFSSMDQDQPAPLQPAPAGQVTGNQLPPPAAPGTTDPSQFPTAPANTQVASLPPDGAAPAGAADLTAASVAGVWNASVSGQSCKVATPQTKFGAGYRAGPLHCPAPIDGIKSWNVAGKQLTLYDESGGTLARLYSSGGEKFDGQTSNGLPISLTR
- a CDS encoding DUF1328 family protein, which produces MIKWIVILLIVAAAASLLGMPALAGAAATGARILIGIVLVIFLLIVLGVFAIT
- a CDS encoding cupin domain-containing protein; translation: MPPHKINLIEAADAKIKKVFDPHIAGDVNESQVKIAKFGDVFDWHAHDNEDEAFLVLRGRIAIDFRDGTVELASGEFIVVPRAVEHRPRSLSEQPVVLMFEPATTLNTGNAKSDLTVADLKRL
- a CDS encoding MBL fold metallo-hydrolase; amino-acid sequence: MAARKKAANRYYSGPPSDHFDGTLFFNPDGKPPGRFADLLKWQLSGERSKWPAANPSPFEQARPAERVDGSGLRLTMVGHSTLLIQTAGLNILTDPVWSPRVSPVSFAGPKRVNPPGIAFSQLPPIDLVLVSHNHYDHLDLATLKRLKARHDPQVLTPLGNDAIINDAVPGMRLSVHDWGDRVDLGDGVAIHVEPVHHWSARGARDRRMALWAGFVVETPDGKVYFAGDTGFHGGTNYRLMAQKHGGFRLAILPIGAYEPRWFMAPQHQNPEEAVQGMLLCNAAYAAGCHWGTFRLTNEPVYEPATRLGQALDHQGVPRDRFRALRPGEVWDVSEV
- the dapF gene encoding diaminopimelate epimerase codes for the protein MASAAPFAKMNGIGNEIIVADMRGRADQVTAASAVALNADAATKFDQIMAIHDARTPGTAYYVDILNSDGSGAQACGNGMRCVVQALAAETGQKTFTFETRAGILNAVEHADGTISVDMGTPRFGWQDIPLAEEFRDTRMIELQIGPIDAPVLHSPSVVSMGNPHAIFWVDQDVWSYELDRFGPLLENHPMFPERANITLAQVTSPDTMIIRTWERGAGLTKACGSAACASVVAAARTKRTGRSVTLMTPGGGSLHVEWRGDDHVILTGAAEWEFSGSFDPSTGIWARDTESAA
- the zapE gene encoding cell division protein ZapE, with product MHLRDGLQTHATVKQRYDHLVGTGAIERDPAQERITAALDRLIDEISAKRLAHKSSALGWLFARKRETHEPVKGLYIHGGVGRGKTMLMDMFFELVPVRRKRRVHFNDFMADVQDRIQKHRLARKNGTVKEDDPIPPVARALAEQAWVLCFDEFSVTDIADAMILSRLFSALFASGVVLVATSNVAPQDLYRDGLNRQLFLPFINILERHAHVLALDAEKDYRLDKLSRMPVYITPADAAADDVLDEAWEAMTHGRPTAETALTVKGRQVVVPAAAGAAARFSFADLCEKPLGARDFLAIASHFSTIFIDHVPVLGEGRRNEAKRFILLIDTLYDHHVRLVVSAATPPQLLYTAKRGVEVFEFERTASRLIEMQSRDWLEDWAERHKAKVPEGRHSEPPAAMA